TAATATTTGTGTAAGAACCACTGTTCAATATACATTAGAGCCAGAAATAGTTGGAACTGGTGATAATTATCAATTGCTAAAAAAATATTTTGAAGATAAATATTCTTGGAAGATTAGTTCTCAATCGGATTTATCAGATAAATGGAGAAATGCGAAATCGACGGTAATGTTGCAGTTGTGTAAGGATATGGCAAATAAGGAATTGGAAAAGTTTGAAATGCCTGGTCATATTAAAGATATTTTAGATTTTTTGACTATTAAGTAAGGGGAATCGTCATATGATAATTAACGTTGCAGGAGCTGGTGCAGGAAAAACAACACAATTGGCAGATAAAATAATAAACAAGTATAATGAAATGTGCAATAACAAGAATATATACTGTATTACGTTTACAAACAATGCTGCGTCATGTATTGAAAAAAAACTTATAGAGCACTTTGTAAAGATACCCGATAGTATTAAAGTTAGTACAATACATTCTTTTTTATATCAGGAGATAATAAAACCGTATTATTTTTTATTGTATCAGAAACATTTTGATGTTGTATCAAGTATAATTTTGCCAGATAAACCCCAATTTAAAAATTGGAAAATAAAGCAACTTGAAAATAGTAACATCTTACATATAACTGCATTTACAGAAAAAGCAAAGTGGATATTAGTAAAAAAATCATCTGATAGAAAAAAAGAAAAGGATATTCGCTGTGCTATACTGAAAGCATTTTCTCAATATTGTAATATGATTTTTATAGATGAAGCACAGGATATTGATGTTAATCTAGTTGAAATATTAAAACAATTAGATAAACATGGAATAGAAATAGAAATAATGGGAGACCCAAAACAAGATTTAAAAGGCTTTGATAGTTTCAGAAAATTAATGGAATCTTATTCCAAACATATTAATTTTATTAATGACTGTCATAGATGTCCTCAAAATCACTTAGACCTTTCTAATTCTATTATCCCTAAAGAAGAATGGCAGGTATCCTCAAAAAAGTTTGGAGAGATTAAAGTAATATTTGAAAAAGAATTAGATGATATTGAATCAATGGTTGCGTCAGATTTTGATTTAAAATATATATCACAGCAAAATGATAGATATGATACTCATGGAGAGTTAGATTTTTCCGTAAAGTTTGATTCATTATTTTATGAACTTAAAGATATACTTGCAGAATTGTCCACAGATAAAAATGAACTTCGGATTAAAAAACTGGCGTATTATTATGCTTCTAAACTAATAGATAAATATAGGAAAACTCAAAATTTGGAAAAATCAATAAAAGAGACCATTGTTTTTATAAAGGGAAATAAAAAGGCATATGCAAGAATAATTAATGCACTTAAATTTAATGAAATAAGCAAAGCTAGCAGAATTCCAGTTGATTCTATTGAAAGAGTAAAAGGGCAAGAAGGAAATAATTGTCTATTTATTGTAACTACGGATTTAGCCACTTATTTATTTCATGAAAAAAAAGATAATAACAGAACCAAAAATAAATTATATGTGGCTTTAACACGTTCTTTAGAAAAATTGACGCTTTTAATTACAAAAGAAGTGGAAGATAAATATGGGAAAGAGTTTATATGTGCACATTTTAAAGAATATTTATAAGAGATATAATTTTGCCAAGGCGTTCAGAAATGAGCGTCTTTTTTCTTGCAAAAAATAAGAAAGGAAATGATATGATGCCACAGTTAAAACAGCAGGAGCGTCCACCGCCCCAATTATTATGTTGAAAGTCAGCCAGATGAAAACTGGCAGGAATACTCCTTATTCTGCTTAATTGCGCCTTACCTGTCTGAATGGGATTTGTCAAGGGTGCGAAGCACAATGCTTGCCCTTGATGAATTTCATTTAGACGGGTATTCTCCGCAAAGTAGAATGAGGTTATATGTCACATGAAAACATTCATTTTCAGAAAGGAAAGGTAAAACATATGGAACTGAAATTTGTTATCCCAAACGTAGAAAAGACATTCGGCAGTCTGGAATTT
The nucleotide sequence above comes from Anaerocolumna cellulosilytica. Encoded proteins:
- a CDS encoding UvrD-helicase domain-containing protein, which produces MIINVAGAGAGKTTQLADKIINKYNEMCNNKNIYCITFTNNAASCIEKKLIEHFVKIPDSIKVSTIHSFLYQEIIKPYYFLLYQKHFDVVSSIILPDKPQFKNWKIKQLENSNILHITAFTEKAKWILVKKSSDRKKEKDIRCAILKAFSQYCNMIFIDEAQDIDVNLVEILKQLDKHGIEIEIMGDPKQDLKGFDSFRKLMESYSKHINFINDCHRCPQNHLDLSNSIIPKEEWQVSSKKFGEIKVIFEKELDDIESMVASDFDLKYISQQNDRYDTHGELDFSVKFDSLFYELKDILAELSTDKNELRIKKLAYYYASKLIDKYRKTQNLEKSIKETIVFIKGNKKAYARIINALKFNEISKASRIPVDSIERVKGQEGNNCLFIVTTDLATYLFHEKKDNNRTKNKLYVALTRSLEKLTLLITKEVEDKYGKEFICAHFKEYL